CAGCTGAAATGGTTAGAGCCTATAAAGTCCCGAAGCATTTCGGGATTTTATATACAAACAATATAATCAATTTTATAAACAGTTTTATTTCGGGCTGTAGCGCAGTTTCAGCCAGAGGCTGATCGTCCTTTGGACGAGGCTTGATCAGGGTCATTGATAATTAAATAAATATGTATTTTATTTATTTTATACAAAGTTTGAAAAATAATAAGGTTTATGTTGGTTTTACTTCTAAGGATATTAAAATCAGATTATACGAACATAATAAGGATACAAATTCTTGGACGGCACGTAACAAACCTTTTAAATTAGTTTATTATGAATCCTATCATTGCGAGCAAGATGCAAGAGCTAGGGAAAGATTTTATAAAATGGGTTTTGGTAAACAAATAAAAAAGATTATAATTAAAACTATTATCGGGCTGTAGCGCAGTTTCAGCCAGAGGCTGATCGTCCTTTGGACGAGGCTCGATAGTGAGCTAATAATCTAATCAATTTTATAAAAAGTATTTATCGGGCTGTAGCGCAGTTGGCTAGCGCGCATGCATGGGGTGCATGAGGTCGGAGGTTCAAGTCCTCTCAGCCCGACCATTCATAAAATAGATATTGTTTGATTGTCGCAGATATTTTATTTGGAGGTTTCCGCCGGAGGCGGATCAGCCTCTGGCTGACAAGTCCCTGCCTGCCCACAGGCAGGCTCTCAGCCCGACCAATTTAATTTTTAATTATACAAATATATGGATTCATCAGAAAAGTTTTTATTACCAATTATTGGTACTAAATTACCAGAGTTAGATTTTGAGATTTTTCTCAATGAAAGTATTAGTAAAACCAGCTTTCAAGAGTTTAAAAATAAATGGTTAATTTTGTTTTTTTATCCAGCTGATTTTACTTTTGTTTGTCCAACTGAACTTTCTCAGTTAGCTGATTTTTATGGCGAGTTTCAGAAAGAGGGGGCTGAGGTATTAAGCGTTAGCACGGATACAGCTTTTGTGCATAAAGCTTGGCATGATCACTCGGAGTCAATTGCTAAAATAAAATTTCCCATGGTTGCTGATCCTACTGGAAAGCTTAGCCGTTCGTTTGGTGTTTATCTAGCTGATGAGGGATTAGCCTTACGTGGTAGTTTTATCGTTGATCCCGACGGAGTAATTCAAGCTTACGAAGTGCACGCTAATAATATTGGTCGCAATATCAAGGAGCTTTTACGAAAGTTGCAAGCTGCCAAATTTGTTCGCGAAAATGGCGGTGAAGCTTGTCCGGTTAACTGGCAACCAGGTGATAAAACATTACGGCCGTCAACAGACTTAGTTGGGAAGTTATAATAGAATTTGTTATTGTGCTTTAGCGTGATGATAATAAAGTAAGAGTAATTATAATTTTATGTTGATCACAATTGTACCAGCTCGTGAGTTAATAAAAAAATATTTATTGGATCACAATAATCAAATTCACTCGCGGGAAAGCGAAGTTGTTTTACGTACTTTAGCCCAAGAATTTGGAGAAAATGAGGAGGAGTGGGGCTTAGCTGGTTTACTACATGATTTGGACTGGGAGCTGACGCAACAAGATCATAGTCAACACGGATTAAAAACTAGCGAATTACTAAAACAAGAAGGTTATGAATTAGCACCAGCATCAATGCACGCCATTTCCGCCCATAACCAAGAAGGTACTGATGTGCTGCGTAGTTCCCAATTGGATTATGCTTTAGCTGCTGGTGAAACTATTACTGGGTTGATTTATGCCACCGCTTTACTACGCCCAGAAAAATTAACTGGTATGACAGCCAGTTCTCTCAACAAAAAATTTAAAGACCGCAGCTTTGCGGCGAAAGTTTCACGCGAAACGATCATGGAGATAGAAAAAATTGGATTGGAAAAAAATAAATTCTTTGAATTAGCTATTGTCGCTATGCAAGAAATAGCAGTAGAAATAGGTTTGTAAGAATACGCAATATAAAATTTAATAAAGGAGGTGAGTAAGATGATGTATAATTATTTAATCGGCGGCGGTGGCATGATGTTTTTTTCTTGGTTAGTTTATCTCTTGGTAATTATTTTATTGGTTTTGGGCATTATTGCCTTAAGCAAGTATATTAGTAAGAAGTAGGGTAAATTGAGATGGTTAGCCAGGGGCTAATATTTTTTCTCATTGTTTTATTATTAGATTATTGGGTTTAGCAATAGTAATTTTTTTACCAATCTCGTATACAACAATACTAAGCATTGCATAACTTAATAATACGATCCACTCTTTCACTCCCAAAGGAACAGTATGTAAAATTCTATTGAGAAATGGTAGGTAGATAGCTATTAACATTAATAGAGTACTTGCAATCGTAGTGAGAGTTAAGAATTTATTGGAGAAGGGGTTAAGTTTAAGAATTGAATATTTTAAACCACGTACGGAATATATATAAAATAAAGAAGTTAAACCCAAACCAACAAAAGTAATAGTACGAGCGTAATCAAGATCGTTACTCGTTTGCCAAAAATAATAAAATATACCAAATAAAGTCAGGTCCATAATAAGAGCGTAAAAAATAATAAGTTTTTTAAATTGACGATTAAGTATAGGTTCAGATTTTTTTCTCGGTAATTCATTCATGACATCTTCGTCTATTTCATCAAAAGAAAGACTCATGGCTGGCGCTGCGTCTTCGATTAATTTTATCCAAAGAATTTGTGCTGGTAAAATTGGTAGCGGGAGTCCTAAGATTATAGATCCGCCAACAATAATCATTTCAGAAAAAGCGTCAGTGAGAAGGTAGAGAACCACCTTTCTAATATTGTTAAAAGTTATTCTCCCTCTTCTTACTGCCTCAATAATAGTTTTGAAATTATTATCTAAAAGAACAAGATCAGCCGTTTCTTTAGCAACATCAGTTCCTGAGCCAATAGCCACACCAATGTCAGCTTTTTTTAAGGCTGGTGCATCATTTACTCCATCGCCAGTCATGGCTACTATTTCACCATTCGCTTGCAGGGCCGAGACAATTCGAATTTTATGTCTTGGTTCGACTCGAGCAAAAATGATATTTTTTTTAACCGATTCTTGAAGTTGTTCATCGCTTAACTCATTCAAATCAGCGCCTTCTAAAACATTTTCGGTAGTTACTTTAATACCTAATTCTTGTACAATAGCTATTGTTGTTAATTTGTGATCCCCAGTTATTATAATGGGGCGAATACCAGCACTCTGACAAAGCTGTATTACCCCTTTCGCTTCTAGACGCAGTGGATCTTTAAGGGCAATCAGACCAACAAAAACAAGATCAGTTAAGTTATTTTTGTTAAACTTTTCTGAGTCATTAATTACACCTTGTAGTTTATAAGCTATTGCTAATACCCTCAGTCCAGAACTTGTTAACTTTTCGTACTGTTTTTGAATGTCTATTTTTTTGTTTTCCGTTAACGTAATTATATTTCCTTCCACATCTATAGCTGATGCCAAAGCTAAAATATTTTCCGGAGCGCCTTTAGCATAAATAACGTGATCATAATTAGATTGCTGACTTTTTATTTTTTGTGCAGGCGAGAGGGAATGGAGCGTAGCCATTAATTTATATTCCGAATCAAAGGCTATTTCCGCAATTCTACTTTCATTTTTTTCTAATTCTTCTTTATTAAAACCAATAGATCGACCAGCGATTAGTAAAGCCTTATCAGTTGGATCACCAATAATAGTCCATTCCTTTAATTCCTTTTCAGGATTTTCAATAATGGCATTATTACACAGTAAACCAATTTTTAAAGCTGTCACATAACTAGCGTTTGCAGTGGGGTCTACTATCGCAGTAAAATTTACTCCATCACTATAAATTGTTGTTTGCTCAGTAATAATTTCTGATATTTTCATCTCTCCCTGGGTCAGAGTACCGGTTTTATCAGTGCAAATAACTGATATCGAACCCAGTGTTTCGGCTGCTAGCATTTGTCTTACTAATCCTTTGTGACGAGTTAGACGTTGCATACTGATGGCTAAAATAACAGTTAGCGCTGGTAGTAAACCCTCGGGTACAGCTGCGACCACAACAGCCACGGAAGTCAAAAACATTTCAAAAAGTGGTTTACCAGTTAAAACACCCAAACCAAAGATAAAAATATTAACTACTATTA
The genomic region above belongs to Candidatus Komeilibacteria bacterium CG_4_10_14_0_2_um_filter_37_10 and contains:
- a CDS encoding ATPase, which codes for MEHKTYHQLPLQELFNSLQTSTAGLSEKEVALRLEKFGINKLPLTKRFSIFTLLLNQFKNPLIYILLVALAISFVTSHNVDAWIILTVVLISTSVGFLQEYKANTALLALGKLITYKAKVFRNGEEIIIPQERVVPGDIILLTAGDRIPADARLFEAQNFEVIEATLTGESIPSNKNIDVLPENTPLADRENMVYFGTVVARGRGQAIVTATGQKTELGHIANLIKETRSEKTPLQNQLDHFGKIIGQLLIVVNIFIFGLGVLTGKPLFEMFLTSVAVVVAAVPEGLLPALTVILAISMQRLTRHKGLVRQMLAAETLGSISVICTDKTGTLTQGEMKISEIITEQTTIYSDGVNFTAIVDPTANASYVTALKIGLLCNNAIIENPEKELKEWTIIGDPTDKALLIAGRSIGFNKEELEKNESRIAEIAFDSEYKLMATLHSLSPAQKIKSQQSNYDHVIYAKGAPENILALASAIDVEGNIITLTENKKIDIQKQYEKLTSSGLRVLAIAYKLQGVINDSEKFNKNNLTDLVFVGLIALKDPLRLEAKGVIQLCQSAGIRPIIITGDHKLTTIAIVQELGIKVTTENVLEGADLNELSDEQLQESVKKNIIFARVEPRHKIRIVSALQANGEIVAMTGDGVNDAPALKKADIGVAIGSGTDVAKETADLVLLDNNFKTIIEAVRRGRITFNNIRKVVLYLLTDAFSEMIIVGGSIILGLPLPILPAQILWIKLIEDAAPAMSLSFDEIDEDVMNELPRKKSEPILNRQFKKLIIFYALIMDLTLFGIFYYFWQTSNDLDYARTITFVGLGLTSLFYIYSVRGLKYSILKLNPFSNKFLTLTTIASTLLMLIAIYLPFLNRILHTVPLGVKEWIVLLSYAMLSIVVYEIGKKITIAKPNNLIIKQ
- a CDS encoding peroxiredoxin (with AhpF catalyzes the conversion of alkyl hydroperoxides to their corresponding alcohols; AhpC reduced the hydroperoxide substrate), translated to MDSSEKFLLPIIGTKLPELDFEIFLNESISKTSFQEFKNKWLILFFYPADFTFVCPTELSQLADFYGEFQKEGAEVLSVSTDTAFVHKAWHDHSESIAKIKFPMVADPTGKLSRSFGVYLADEGLALRGSFIVDPDGVIQAYEVHANNIGRNIKELLRKLQAAKFVRENGGEACPVNWQPGDKTLRPSTDLVGKL
- a CDS encoding HD family phosphohydrolase; the protein is MLITIVPARELIKKYLLDHNNQIHSRESEVVLRTLAQEFGENEEEWGLAGLLHDLDWELTQQDHSQHGLKTSELLKQEGYELAPASMHAISAHNQEGTDVLRSSQLDYALAAGETITGLIYATALLRPEKLTGMTASSLNKKFKDRSFAAKVSRETIMEIEKIGLEKNKFFELAIVAMQEIAVEIGL